The Pseudoalteromonas rubra nucleotide sequence CAGCAAGGGAGATGAAGTACAGGCTAACCTTTTGACATTTATCGAAAAAGTGATTGTATGGCTTACTAATGCTAACCCAGATGCGCCTTTTTCCCCTGTCAGTATCGAGCTGCCCTTAGATAAAAACTACCCACAGACATGGAAAAATGACTTACAGCGGCTTCAGGTGAGTATTGAGTTTTATCGTCGTAATGTGGAGGATGAAATTGCCAGCTTAGTGCCCAATGTGCGCCGGGTGATATCCGCGATACAGCCGGTAGAGCAAAAAGCAGTTATTCCGAACAATAATGATGATGACAAAACCAACTCCCCTAGTGGCCTGACGACTTTTGCGATTGCTTTTGAAAAAGCCTACTATCAATTTGACGATGCTGAGGGAACGGTTAAAGTTGCTACCGGTATGGATAGCCAGATTGGCCACCAGTCATTTGGCAAGCGCAGCATTTGGCTGCAACGTTGGAGTGAACTACGCGGTACTTCAGTAGAGATCCTCAATGACGAGCAGCATCAACCGGTTTATTATGCCCCGCCGCCATTGAGTACTCGGTTAATTTCTCGCAAAGTGGATAACCTGAGGCATTACAGCACAGACGGCCAATGGCAGGATACGACGCAGATATTCAACGGAGTCGATATGGATACCTGGGGCGCGGAGTTTCTCAATGCTGTCGAAACTGTATTCAGCCCAATGATATCAACCGGTACAGCCCGAGCGTCGACACATGACAATGAGCTATACAACCCCTTCGTCAACAACAAAGAAAGTCTCGCTGAAACCATAGGCGACAGCATCGAGTATATCTACAACCTCGCCAAAGGCAGTGGGGATATCAATTCTGCGCAACAAACTTGGCGTCAGGCGCTGTTACAATCACTTAGCAAGGACTATGGTTTCTCTGCGCTGATGCAATTGCAAGCCAATGTCAAACTCAATGGCGAGTTGGAGCCTGATGGAGACAAGGCATATCCGCCACGATTATATGGGACTTTACAGAGCCAGTCAGCATCGCAACAAAGTGAGTTGCCTTTTTCGCTGACTCCGGCAACATTGTCATTGGTGGATGGTAAAGGATGGCTAAATTCACTGATCTCAGCCAAAGATCCCGCACGGCAAAACGCAGTGAATACCAGTTTGAATTATCAGATAAGTCAACTTGAGCATTTAAGGGATAGTAGGGCATCCAAGTGTGGCTATGTGCCTTCCAGCTGGTTGACCTATGTGCTTCAGCAGAATCCTAAAAACTTATCCGACGAGCATCAAAATACATTGACCAAACCTATTGGTGATGTGCGTCTTCCTATACCGCTGCGGACCTACCCTCCTTTGCCAGTATTGCGCAAAGTCAGTGCTGTACAGCGTAAAACCATTAATACAATCGGTGATGCATTAAGCTGGAATCTCAGTGTAAGCATGGCGCGTCCGGTTGCCAGTCAGGATACTTTAAACTTAATGCTGCACTTTAACCTGTCGCTCAACGATTTAAGTGAAAAGCCTTTGCTAATGAGCAGCCAAAATGCAGCTGCCTCTCGTCCGGCACCTGAAGATCTGTTTGAGGCTCTCGCTAGGTTCGAGTTTGAATATCCGCAACTGGCAGCAAATATCAATGCTATCGGTCGAGAGGATTCAGAGCAAAATCGTGATGCAGTTACACAGTTTAGCGAATTGGTCACAGGGGTCGCAAACACTTGGCCTAGCTGGCACGCTCCAGAGCAACCAAATAGCGAAGCAACCAAACTGGCCGAGCAAGATGACACCCAGTCATGGCATTATGCTATTGATCAACTTGAAGGTGGGGACTTGCTGTTGGCATTTATTGGCGAGCAAAGTCAGGAGATCCCACCCTGGCCACAGATCACCGGCTATCGGCAAATGCCTCATGAAGCGGATAATCGCAGCATGACTTATATTGCCGAGCAAGATGAATTGCCTGTTGATTTAGAGTTGAACTGGACCAATTTCTATATTCTTGATTTCCAAAGTGTTCGCCCCAGCGCTTATACCGAACGAAATCGCAACCTGGCGCCATCACCCGAGACGACGAATCCTGCATTTGTCTATCATACTCAGACCGTATACTGGCCAAACCCAGTAGTGCCTTTGATTAACGTGGGACAAAATGTTGAACTGCCAAATGCAGACAATTTGCAAGCTGGGGTTGAGCAGCTATTGCAACAACTTAAGACGCCCCCTCCAGGGAGTATTACCAATGGTTCCAGGCCAGCACTCAGGTATGAAAGTGCGATCAACTATCGCTATCAAGTGATGGCTCACCAAGCTGACCCCAGTGTCACGCCGGGCTTATCGAGCGAAGCATCAACATTCAACACAGATCTTCCGGTGTTCTTGTTTGAACAGGTTGTCAGCAACGACACGGTTTCAGATGCAGCAGAAGTAGTTACCCAGAACCTGGCTAACTGGCAAGCTGCATCAGGAGCACAGGCGCCCAACAGTATGATAGTTTTCACACCAACTATATTTGCCACCACAATTGTCAGTACCAAAGAAAGGCTGCCTTTAGTGCAACTGAACGCCGTTGCGTTACCGGTTGGTAAGACACCAAACTGGTGGGAACCACAGAATTAAACTTTCGCCTAGATAACCGGCCAGGCCCTAATTGTAACGGGCAGTCGGTTTATCTGGCGGCTAGTGTAATTTTAGGGTTTGCTCCTTAATCGAGATGATTCGGGTGTAACTCCCCCCTAAACTCACAAGCCAACTGTGGCTATGCTTTAAATGGTTAGGTCGGTGTCTCAGCAAAGTACAGGTTTGCATGCTCGGAACTCATTTAGGATGCAGAATAATCAACCAGCCCAATAAATATCAGATCAACATATTTACAGAGTACTGCGCCAAACATCGGGAATGGCAAAACAGACAAAAGAACGAGATAGCTTACATCAGCTATCTCGCAGGCCCATTCAGCCTTACATCGCAAGAGCGTCCATATGTTTATACCGAAATACTAGCCAGCTCAAAATCAACGAATCACAGCTAAGGGCGCTATTATTACGCCCTGAAGCAGTGGTTTAAATTAGTGGACACAGGTTATTTAACCACCTTTGGAAAACTGAAGTTTAAAAAGGTATTGAACCAATCGCAATGCCTTTCAAATCCTGAGAATTACTCCAGTATTTGCAACTGTCCTTTATACCTTTTATATGAACAGTCTCCCCTGTTGCATAAGCCATCATCGCAACACTGACCATTTCCTTGAAGTTTGCAGCTGTGCTGTCAATAGCAAAACGTTTAGTACTTGCACAGGCTGCCATGTGGTTAGTATCATTAATTTTGACAAATAAAATACTTTTGCCATCATGATGATAAACAGCTGCGCCAGTGAGCTTTTTCCCCGTAAAATCAGAGGCTACTAAGTTACTTGAAAATAAAACCCCAAGTAATACTACGATAATTTTTCCCATTTTTTCACCCTCGTTTTTTATTATAAAAATTATTAATGTTATTTAAATCGTCACTCTTTTAAAAGGAAACACATTTACAGCGAACTAGACTAAGTATCGGGATTAGCAAAACACGTAAAAGAGCGAGATAGCTTGATACCGCTGGAGCGTCCATATATGTTTTCCAAAATTCATGCCCATTGCACAGCCTTTCCCGCACAGTAATACCCGGAGGACACACCGGGTATAAAGTGGTAGTGCTTAGTGTCTAATAAGCTAACCTGCCTCTTCCTTGCCATTGGCATAATCCGTCAGCCTCAAAACATTGAGCATTATCTAAAGGTAGACGGCGTACATCCTGTACGCCATTGTAAGATGGGTATCTACTCAAATTTTATACACTGCCTTTTATGGACTTAGTGTATTCTGTTTAACTCATCCATTGAGCAACAGTTGTTACCTCCTTTGTAACTTTATCTATCGTTTAAGATGCGAAATAGCTCTGTTCTCAACTCATCTAACTTTTGGTTTTCCTTTATCATAGGCTGACCTTGCTCATATAAAACAAGGTCGCTAAAAGATCCCATTCCGCCATATACTCTCAGAATTTCACTGCGAAGAGTTTCTAAGTTCTCCGCATTGGTGGAATCTAATTTTTGCCTAAAGTTATTGAATGAACCGACCCAGTTTGTTTCGCCAACTGAGACAAGGAGCTCAATAATTTTTTCAATTTCCGAAATTAACAAAGTTACATTCTTCATATATATTCCTATTTTAGAGGCGAGCTACCTAAAACCTTAACACCTTTAAGCAACCAAGGTGTCTCAACTACTATCTGTTGAGTACCACCGACAAAGTGTCCACCTTGAGAGCCAACACGGCCAGTATGAATTGTCGTTCCAGCGGGAATTCGAACTTTAAAAACGGTGTCGATCGGAGACTTTGCACCGCCGGGCCACACAGGTAATACTGCTTTATCAATTCTTGTTTGAATCTCGCTTATGGGCTTATCTTTTGAAAAAAACTGCCCCAGTGGCCTATCTCCTGTACCGGCTCGGTACAATACCATATCTTTATCTAGCACCCTTGAAGTATATCTTCCACCAGCAAAGGTTCCTGCAAGATCATCAGATAAACGAGCTATGCTGTTTGTAACAACCCTCGCTTGCTTAAATATACGGCTGGATTGATAAACGCGATACAGCCATGCAGGGGTGCCTACCGCGGGCGCAAAAGAAACTGCAAAACCAACAACCTCGATGCGTTCCATGGTGAGCTCTTCGCCTGTAACTTTGCCAGCGAGCATCGCTTCAGCATCCCGCCTGCCCATATTAGTGTTCCCAAGTGCCAGACTCGCTGTCAGCTCTTTAGTATTTAGCTCTCTATCAGCTCGGATTTCAGCGGCTTCTTCAGCAAAATAATCTGACAACCCTTCAAGCCCATACTCATCGGCCAGTTCAGATTGATAATCAGCCCATTCATCCGCCTCATGACCCAAGCCAGTGCTACTTAGCAAGGCATTTACTCCAAAGCTCTTGATAGCTCCCTTTAAAAAGCCACCGGCAAAATTTGCCATTGCAGTTCCGCCACCATCAATGGCCTGAACCACACCTACCACAAACTGCACTGTGCTGTAGAACTCATACGCAGTAATTGCAGTAGTAATAGCAGCTGCCAAGGTACCAGTAATGAAACCGTTCAAGATTGCGTGTTTTAGCAGGCCAACACCTAAGGTAACAAAGATGTAACCACTGGGGTCTGTCTTATTCAGCGGGTTATTCACCACATACGAATAGCGGTTAAAGTTTTGAATGTTTTGTGGTGCCTGCACCATGGGGTCTGCTTGTAAGAAACGTCCCAGAATAGGGTCATAAACACGCCCGCCCATGTGCACCAGACCCACCTCATCCATCTGCTCATGACCCGTGTAACCACGTAGTGTCAGCTTACTGGTGAACTTATTCTGGTCACTGAAGTCTCTCGCCCAGGTGGTCGCGTTTCGCCGTGCACCAAACACATCAAAGCTCATCACCTGCTCTTTCTTACCACTGGCATCCGCAATCACATGCGTTGAACCCAGATGGTCGTCCAGCATAAAGCGTGTCGTCGCCTGATTGTTCACTGTGGTAATAAGTACTTTGCCCGCGATGTAGCGCTTGCTCACCCAGGTGCTCTGGCCGCCATATCGGATGAACTCCACATTACCTACATAGCGGGTTTCCTGCGCGATTGGAATAAAGGTGCTGATATCCCCGTTGAGGATAGGCAACAGCAAACCTTTTTCACCACCAAATTCAGTACGCTTATAACGCTTACCATAACCTGAGTAGGCAAACTCCATCCAGTAGCTGTCTTTTTTGATGTAAACCGGCTTGTGGAAGGTGTTGTATACCAGCTCTCGGGCATTGTCCTTCACCATGTTACCTGCCGCATCGTACTGGTAGGTATTGGCTCTGTCACCCGTGACTTTCGTCACCGCATGGGGGCGGCTCGACTGATAATGATAATGGCCCACACCTGTTTTATAGGTGATGTTACCCAGCTCATTATAGCTGATTGTGGTGCTCGGCCCCCCTGATATCGCACTGCTGGTAACCCGGTTCAGGCTGTCATACCCGAACGTTTCTTTCTTACCAATCGTATGGTCCTGACGATAATTCAGGTTACCCAGATTACTCCAGTTATAGGCCCAGTTCTGTAACGTGCCACTGCCCGTTGACTTCAGACTGGTCAGCAAACCCGTTTCCTGATCGAACACCTTAGTCCGGGTAATGCGACTACCCAGTTTCTCTGTGGTGATGTTACCAAAGGCATCCGCCGCCGAGGCCTGCCAGACGACACTGTTCGTCTGCAAGTCTTTGAGGGAGCTCATGTGCTTGTGCGCATTGTAGTGATAAGTCACTGACTTGCCCGACGCATCTGTCTCTTTATATAACTGACCGGCATTATTATAATGCTTAACTTCTTTATAAGTAGTGCCGTCAATCACCGTATGCTTTTCGCGGCTACGACCAAAACTGTCGTAGTAAACACGCTCGGTAAATCCTGTGACCCTGTCGGTCGTCACAGCAATCATCCCCTTGGCATACGCACCACTGTCATAGGTATTCACCACATGATGCTCAAGCTTCGTGCCACCGCGCTTGCGCTGTACTTCTGTGTTTCGGCCCAGTACATCGTATTGATACGTGATCACATTGCCATTGCTGTCTGACTCTCGGGTTACCTGATGATAGGCATTATAGCTGTAATTGGTGGTGCCCTTGTCAGAGTCGATTATACGGGTTTTATTGCCGTATTTATCAAAGCTGACCTGGATCTTATTGCCCTTAGGGCCAGTCAGCAGGCGTGACTTACCATTTTCATCATACTCATAGTATGCCGATTTACTGTTTGCATCTGTGACCTTGACCAGCAGGCCTATCGCATTTGTCAGCTGGGTATTTTTACGATTAGACGGGTTAACCGTGGTCACACTCTCGCCGTTGTACTCGGTTTTCCAGATAGAGCCATCTGCCTTAGTTATCTGTACAACCCGATTCTGCTTATCGTATTTGTACACATTCCAAAGTGGCGTGCCACCGTGGAAGTAAGGCATGGACTCTTTATACTTGCGACCCTTGGTGTCATACAAATAATCAACGTTGATGAATGTACCACTCAGGGACATACCAGACTCACGCAACACACGACCATACTTATCAAAGTACTGTCGGCTGGTAGGCCCGCTCTCAGACACACTTTCCTCGTAATACGCCGCACCGCTCACACAGCCATTACTACTGGTACACCAGTATTTACTCTCGCTGCTGCTCAGTGCCTTAACGCCAGTCTTGCTTGTATTGTCAGCCGGAGTTGAAGTTTCTCCCGTCAGACGGCCCAGTTTATCGTAGGTGTAGTAAGTCCGCTGACCATTGGCAGTCTGGGTATAGGACTTACGACCCAGGCTGTCATAACCTATGGAACTGCGATGCCCGAGGCTATTTTTCTCACCCGTGACCAAACGGTAGGTGCTGTCATAATAGGTTTCCAGCGTCTTGGTAGGTAAGCCTGACTTAGAAACCGTTTCTTTAGTGATCAGGCCATAACTGTTCAGGGTATAGCTCTTCACCACACCGTTATCTGCGGTTGACTTAATCAGGCGCCCTTTGCTGTCATAGGCAAAGGTTGAGGTATGGGTGTTCTGATAGTTCCCTTTATTTGTGCCATTCAAACGGTTCAGATAACGCTTGGTCTCCACCGTTTTAGTAACACGCCCACCGTAATTGCTGTAGCTGTAAGTATTTCTTGTGTCTGTCTTTGCATAGCCATTTTTCGAATCAACTATGCTGCTTTGCGTTAACGGATTACCGTAACTGTCCACCGTAACATTTTTAGTTGTGGTCGCTATCAGCGTCAGACTGCTGACATCTGTATTATAGGTTTTAGTAACCGTTCTGGACGGGTAGACAATATAGGGTTTGGTGCTATTGGCAGTAACAAAACTCGTTGCCTGCTTACGACCAAAAGTCGACGTCATATCTGATTTCAGACGCCAGATACTGGTATTCACCGACGCCGTAGACAGCGTTGCAAACTGTGCACTGCTTACCTGTACAGGCGATGCCTGTATCCCAGCAGCAGAAATGCCTTCTGCCGCACTGAAAGTCCTGGCTGAGGCAGCCAGAGTATCTATTGGTGCAAACTTTGGTGCTTCGCAACGCTCACCAGGTTGCCAGGAGCAGTTACAGCTTTCCGGAAATACTTCACAAGGATCTAAGTCACCACCGCCACCGGAGCCGCCACCCGACCCTCCGCCGGAGCCACCACCTGAGCCGCCACCGGTGGACGTGTCGCTGCCATAACGTACATAGGTCTGAACCCGCTCCGGGCTGCCCCGGTAATCGCCATCCTGACGATAGGTTGTAACAACCTTAGTCCCGCCATTGACCGCTTCCATTTCTATCTGACGAAAACCCAGCATACCACGACCCACCTGGGCCTTCGCACCGTGATACTTGTACTTAATGGTTTCGCCTTTTGTTTCCAGAATGCTCACCACACGGGCGCCGGACTTCACATCCGTAACGCGGCCATTGCCCCAGCTCTTGGTGCGGGCATCATTATGTGGTGTGTAAATATTGCGGTTGTTCAGCGTCGAATACGACACCGTCGTATACGCACCAAATCCGTCTCGTACCGACGAGATCAGGTTGGTCGGTGCATCCGAGTTCTGATATAAGCCCATACGACCCTGGAATACCAGTTTGTCTGCGCTGCCATCACCCGTGACGTCCATATAAGTCGTGAAGTCATAGTTCGACCCATTAGAAGTCATTTTGCGGTACGTAAAGTTCGTGCCGTTATAAAAGTAAAAATGATCTCCGTGATCTTCCCGGTATACCTCTGGGATCCCATCACCATTGATATCAAACACCTTCAGGCTTGGCTTGTCGTAGTTAAATAACTTGATCCCGCCCGCAAGCCCTGTACCGGTATTGATCCGCGCATACCAGTCATTGTTACTGTTGCGGTACAGAATATCTGCCAGACCATCGCCATTCAGTTCAACCGCCTGAATGTCTTTGTATGCACCAGTACTACCCAAAGAGTAAAGTTCTTCGAAGGTGTCATTGCCCTTTGAGACCAGAATTTTCCAGTAAGTTACATGTGAATAGCCCTGTGTGGTAATGGGACCTGATACCCGGCTAAGTTGCTGTGCCTGCTCCGCCTGGAGTGCTACCATGGCGGCTGGCCCACCTACCATATTCACCGAATTCAGCTGGCTCAGTTCTACTGGTTTAATAGGTGCTGACTCATTGTTTAGTGGGATTGAACCGCCACCAAGGCGCTCTACCTGACCACCAAATTTATCGCCCAGATTAGCCGTGCGGGAGACTAAGTGTTGTGTGCTGGCTGAAAAAGGTTCTATTGGTTGAACCCCTACCGGGTCTTCACACCTGCCTTCAAAGTCGCAGTCGCCGCCACCGCCACCGCCACCGCCACCGCCGCTGGTATAGGTGCTCACACGTACTTGCGCCAGGAAGTCGGCACGACCATCACCATTAAAGTCCATCGCCTGGAAGGTGTTGTCTTCTTTATCGTACGACAACATAGTTGCCGTTGAGCCACTCGGTGCCGACAGGTTAAACTTCAGCGCTTTTGCCTGCCCACTGGCCAGACCCGTTTTAATGCCTTTCTGATAAGACAGCTTGTTGCCCACAAAATGCAATAGCTCAGGGTAACCATCTGCGTCTATGTCTAAAAAGCGCGTATTGTCATCTGAGCTCGGCTTACTAATCCCGCTCAGTTGGGTAGTGGTGAAATTCATTGCTGAAGTATGACGCATCAGTTGCCAGTACTGGCTGCTGCCCTTCATATACAGGATGTCGTCTTTACCATCCTTATCATAGTCAATGACTTTCCAGGTTTTACGGAAGGTTTTCGTAGCAATATCATGAAAACGACGCTCATCGCCAAAGCCACTGCCCGTATTCGGGATCATATATAAATGATCTGACGAGCTGCCCCGGTCGTTACGCACAAACGCGATGTCAGTCAGACCATCCCCGTTGAAATCCATAAACTGGTGCGCTTTATAGCGGCTGTTTCTGGAGTAGTCACGACCAATGTCTGACCCCAGGCGAATGCTACCGCGCGTCTTCCAGTTAAATACCGTCGGCGACAAACAGCTGTTGTCCGACGAGCAGGCCTGCACTTTTTGCAGCGCACTTTGTGTAACGCCGGTGCCGATATAGCGGTACGTCAGCTTATACTTACGCAGCAGGTTCCCTGAATAATAGGAGTCGATTTGCTTCAGGCGCTTGGTCAGGCCAACCTTGTTCCCTTTCAGATAAGAAACTTTGTTCTTATCTACACGGTCTTCCCAGGTAAAGCGGATTTCATTGCGGGTGCCGCCTGTACCATAGCCTGAATACTTCACCGCCGTCGGGTAATACTCCAGACTACCGCTGACCTTAGTATAGTGGTAGGTGTAGTAGTTACCCGAAGCATCCTGAACACGCTTCAGTGCCCAGGCAAATGCCTTACCCTGCTTTGAGTTAATCAACGCATCCGAGGTGCTGCTGTATTTACCATAGGTATATTTATTGCCTTTCACATCCGTTACCGTGAAGGCATACGGACCTGTGCTGGTGCTGGAAGTATGGGCAATGATTTTCTGACCACTGTTCTGACGCGTACGGTATTCCGTGTTGTTGGCGCCATAAGTCTGACCCGATTTCACAATCAGACGCTGGCCATCCAGACAAAAGCGGTCATTGCTATCAAAGTTAACCGCACCGGCCTTGCCGTCGGTTTCCATATTCTGCTCACAGCGGGTAATGGCACTGAGTCCGCCAATGGCAAATCCCACACCCACATGACCATTGTTGGGATTAGACGCATAGCTCAGAGAAACAGACGGCTTCAGTCCACCCGTTGATTCACCCGTGGTGATGGGAATGGAATAAGTAAACTCACCACTGGGTGACACGTTACTCTCTGCCGACAGTGAGCCCACATAATCATTGGTGTTGATGGCTGAACTCAGCCCCGTCGCCTGAGCATAATGCACCAGCTCGGCAGATGGGTTCACAAAGTCACTACGAAAATCATAGTTTACATCGCGTACCTGCATCCGCGTACCGATGTCTCGCAGGTCAATGCCGATACGGTAAGGGCGTACCTGGCCATTTGAAATGAGCAATTCATGTCCAAGATCGGACTGCATCAGAATGTCAGGCTGACCATCTCCGTCAAAATCACTTCGCAGACGCTTACCGACCACGTCCAGGTCGTTGCGCAGTGCCGTAAAGTCTTGCTTTGACAGATACTCCAGTTTGTATCCGTTTGCCGTTTCGACCACGCGCACATAGGGCATGGCGTTATGGACACGAATACTGACCGGGGCGTCATCCGCCGTGGTAACCTGTTTAACAGGCTGCTGATAATAGAGGTGGCCGTTACTGTCTCCCCAGACATCGCTGCTGGGGGTGACCGGGCTGGCCTGTCCCGACACACTAAAAGCCCCCAGCATCAGGGCCAGGGTTCCTTTGTACTTAAACATGTTTGCTCACTTTGTTTGTTATTTTTATCTGACGTTAATACCTGTCTGCATTTACACACATTCAGTTTGAAGAAACCTCGCGCGCGCAGGGAAGCCCAGAATGAGCATATTTCTCACCCGGGGCCTTGATAGTGTCACAGAGACACGGGCAGCCTGTTGCACACAAAATCAGGATATCTGAATGCAATGCTCTGACTTGAGCACAGAGGTATAACCGTATCGACAATTTGGTCGGTGGTGTTATTCAACCACCTTCACTTCAACTTCATCGATTTGGCAGTTCGCAGAAGCCTGATTAAAAGTGAGCTTAACGGGCAGGTTAGCGGCAACAGCAGTCAGTAGCATAGACTGCATATTGCGATAGTTCTCGCTGGTTTTATTCAGTGCAGCCGCTTCTTCCTGATCCAGGTTACAAGCCAAAGTGGCATTAGTACCCTGAGGGAACTTCACTTTTACCTGAGTGGTGTTGGCAACAACCGAAGAAAATACAACGTTTGATACGCCTTCACAGCTGTACTTATCGCAGCTTGCAGTAGCCTGACCAGCGAAAGTGATGAATAAAGCGGAAATAGCAAGTGTAGAGAATTTCATTGTCATTACGTCCTTTTATTAGTTATCGGTACAATGGTACCCAAAAAAGAACAAAAAATAAACCACAAGTTCACACCCCCATCATCAATTGCATACAGCTATTTCTAATGTAAACAAAAGGGCAACTCACTCAGGCATGGCACCTATTATCACCGCATCTCAGTATGCTGAGAAGTAAGCAAAATGATCTGCTAGGGCTGTACGACAAAAAATATATATATTTAACAAGTCACTAAAAAATCGTTATTTAGGAGCGCATACTTAGCTTAAGTGAGCATAGACAGCCTCTATTTGTCTCTTGAATCGAGTTAGTGTCTTTCACAAAAACGCCACCTATTTAAGACAATAGGTGGCGAGAAAGCTCTGCATTAATGCTATAGATCAAGCGCTCTGCTAATTCTGCTTCGTACAGGGCTCAATACTAAACACTTTCATTAGCGTTCCTTTATTAAACCCTCCATACCCTCTAAAGGCCGCATCAAAAACACCTGTAACCTCCACACACTTTCCATGAAGTTCACTGAGCTGATATGCCGTTTCGAGATTTGAGTCATCAGGAAGTACTAAACTAATGGAGTTCTCAAAATCGTCTTTTTCATATTTTTCATAATCTGGAAATAGTGTAGAAAAATCCAAGCCAAATAAGTACACACCGCGAATACTGATGGAATTGTCGTGGTAATTTTCTGGATTTTTGAGTAACTCTTCAAATACCGTTCGTTTGTATTGTTCTTTCTCATCACTTGCCTGAGCAAGTGATGAGAAAACAAGGATACAAAGCATAAGGTAACTTTTCATTGGTGTCATTACCTACCCCTTCTTGCCCTTCTAATAGCACTAATTGAAATGACGGCGTCCTTTGGTTTCCACTCTGTCGGAACTGCTTCACCTGACAGCGTTCTGACCCGATATTGTCCACCGACCTTTTCCAGCACCCTGATAGCACCAGTTGGGGTTTTTATATAGTTAGGAATATTCTTTTTCTCCAGGAAACCATGGTCACCGGGACCCGGGATTTCTCGCTTCTCATTGATCAATTTTCTAAGCTTTCGATTAGATTCATCACTTTCAACATGGGTATGAGCAACGAATGAGAGATCATCCGATGGTTTGATAGAAAACGAACATTTCTCGTTCACACATTTGTCAGGCTGTATCAATCCACCATCTTTTTTCACGACAACGGACTGCTCTTTTTTAGTATCTGTCATACCGCCTAATAACTCTATTGCTTTCTTGTCCATTTCTGGGGTACCAACAATATCTTTTGGCGGTTCCGTCTTAGCGGTTTCCTCTTTTTCAGGTGCTT carries:
- a CDS encoding RHS repeat-associated core domain-containing protein — protein: MFKYKGTLALMLGAFSVSGQASPVTPSSDVWGDSNGHLYYQQPVKQVTTADDAPVSIRVHNAMPYVRVVETANGYKLEYLSKQDFTALRNDLDVVGKRLRSDFDGDGQPDILMQSDLGHELLISNGQVRPYRIGIDLRDIGTRMQVRDVNYDFRSDFVNPSAELVHYAQATGLSSAINTNDYVGSLSAESNVSPSGEFTYSIPITTGESTGGLKPSVSLSYASNPNNGHVGVGFAIGGLSAITRCEQNMETDGKAGAVNFDSNDRFCLDGQRLIVKSGQTYGANNTEYRTRQNSGQKIIAHTSSTSTGPYAFTVTDVKGNKYTYGKYSSTSDALINSKQGKAFAWALKRVQDASGNYYTYHYTKVSGSLEYYPTAVKYSGYGTGGTRNEIRFTWEDRVDKNKVSYLKGNKVGLTKRLKQIDSYYSGNLLRKYKLTYRYIGTGVTQSALQKVQACSSDNSCLSPTVFNWKTRGSIRLGSDIGRDYSRNSRYKAHQFMDFNGDGLTDIAFVRNDRGSSSDHLYMIPNTGSGFGDERRFHDIATKTFRKTWKVIDYDKDGKDDILYMKGSSQYWQLMRHTSAMNFTTTQLSGISKPSSDDNTRFLDIDADGYPELLHFVGNKLSYQKGIKTGLASGQAKALKFNLSAPSGSTATMLSYDKEDNTFQAMDFNGDGRADFLAQVRVSTYTSGGGGGGGGGGDCDFEGRCEDPVGVQPIEPFSASTQHLVSRTANLGDKFGGQVERLGGGSIPLNNESAPIKPVELSQLNSVNMVGGPAAMVALQAEQAQQLSRVSGPITTQGYSHVTYWKILVSKGNDTFEELYSLGSTGAYKDIQAVELNGDGLADILYRNSNNDWYARINTGTGLAGGIKLFNYDKPSLKVFDINGDGIPEVYREDHGDHFYFYNGTNFTYRKMTSNGSNYDFTTYMDVTGDGSADKLVFQGRMGLYQNSDAPTNLISSVRDGFGAYTTVSYSTLNNRNIYTPHNDARTKSWGNGRVTDVKSGARVVSILETKGETIKYKYHGAKAQVGRGMLGFRQIEMEAVNGGTKVVTTYRQDGDYRGSPERVQTYVRYGSDTSTGGGSGGGSGGGSGGGSGGGGDLDPCEVFPESCNCSWQPGERCEAPKFAPIDTLAASARTFSAAEGISAAGIQASPVQVSSAQFATLSTASVNTSIWRLKSDMTSTFGRKQATSFVTANSTKPYIVYPSRTVTKTYNTDVSSLTLIATTTKNVTVDSYGNPLTQSSIVDSKNGYAKTDTRNTYSYSNYGGRVTKTVETKRYLNRLNGTNKGNYQNTHTSTFAYDSKGRLIKSTADNGVVKSYTLNSYGLITKETVSKSGLPTKTLETYYDSTYRLVTGEKNSLGHRSSIGYDSLGRKSYTQTANGQRTYYTYDKLGRLTGETSTPADNTSKTGVKALSSSESKYWCTSSNGCVSGAAYYEESVSESGPTSRQYFDKYGRVLRESGMSLSGTFINVDYLYDTKGRKYKESMPYFHGGTPLWNVYKYDKQNRVVQITKADGSIWKTEYNGESVTTVNPSNRKNTQLTNAIGLLVKVTDANSKSAYYEYDENGKSRLLTGPKGNKIQVSFDKYGNKTRIIDSDKGTTNYSYNAYHQVTRESDSNGNVITYQYDVLGRNTEVQRKRGGTKLEHHVVNTYDSGAYAKGMIAVTTDRVTGFTERVYYDSFGRSREKHTVIDGTTYKEVKHYNNAGQLYKETDASGKSVTYHYNAHKHMSSLKDLQTNSVVWQASAADAFGNITTEKLGSRITRTKVFDQETGLLTSLKSTGSGTLQNWAYNWSNLGNLNYRQDHTIGKKETFGYDSLNRVTSSAISGGPSTTISYNELGNITYKTGVGHYHYQSSRPHAVTKVTGDRANTYQYDAAGNMVKDNARELVYNTFHKPVYIKKDSYWMEFAYSGYGKRYKRTEFGGEKGLLLPILNGDISTFIPIAQETRYVGNVEFIRYGGQSTWVSKRYIAGKVLITTVNNQATTRFMLDDHLGSTHVIADASGKKEQVMSFDVFGARRNATTWARDFSDQNKFTSKLTLRGYTGHEQMDEVGLVHMGGRVYDPILGRFLQADPMVQAPQNIQNFNRYSYVVNNPLNKTDPSGYIFVTLGVGLLKHAILNGFITGTLAAAITTAITAYEFYSTVQFVVGVVQAIDGGGTAMANFAGGFLKGAIKSFGVNALLSSTGLGHEADEWADYQSELADEYGLEGLSDYFAEEAAEIRADRELNTKELTASLALGNTNMGRRDAEAMLAGKVTGEELTMERIEVVGFAVSFAPAVGTPAWLYRVYQSSRIFKQARVVTNSIARLSDDLAGTFAGGRYTSRVLDKDMVLYRAGTGDRPLGQFFSKDKPISEIQTRIDKAVLPVWPGGAKSPIDTVFKVRIPAGTTIHTGRVGSQGGHFVGGTQQIVVETPWLLKGVKVLGSSPLK
- a CDS encoding DUF6966 domain-containing protein — translated: MKNVTLLISEIEKIIELLVSVGETNWVGSFNNFRQKLDSTNAENLETLRSEILRVYGGMGSFSDLVLYEQGQPMIKENQKLDELRTELFRILNDR